A genomic window from Salvia hispanica cultivar TCC Black 2014 chromosome 5, UniMelb_Shisp_WGS_1.0, whole genome shotgun sequence includes:
- the LOC125186951 gene encoding scarecrow-like protein 21 isoform X2, whose protein sequence is MSNTWYCQPLRKLEGYSLQHCQPLNSPQLWSYSNIANGNGCSILLSQDRFCTLESSTLTANHSASTVSLSPNESSLSHQDYPAGGLQIKEEEDVSELKHKLKELETVMFGPDVDFLETYDDSVATRLASAEIDSWRQLMEVIPRGDLKQLLTACAKAVSNCDWLMAQWLMSELRQLVSVSGAPVQRLGAYMLEGLVALMSTSGSSINKSLKLREPASFELLSYMHMLYEIGQGSQWIPLIQAFAARPGGPPHIRITGVDDITSAYARGGGLNMVGRRLAKLAQAFKVPFTFHAVAVPACEVRAENLGIRAGEALAVNFAFMLHRMADESVSTENHRDRLLRMVKGLNPKVVTLVEHELNTNTAAFYPRFVEALDYYTAMFESIDVTLKREHKERINVEQHCLARDVVNIIACEGAERVERHEPHGKWRSRFTMAGFSPNPLSSLVNATIKTLLQNYCDRYSLSERDGALFLGWLNRDLVAASAWK, encoded by the exons ATGTCTAATACATGGTATTGTCAGCCTCTTAGAAAGCTAGAGGGCTACTCCCTTCAACATTGTCAGCCATTAAACAGCCCTCAGCTATGGAGTTACAGCAACATTGCTAATGGTAATGGCTGCTCGATTCTCCTCTCTCAGGACCGGTTCTGTACACTGGAGTCATCCACTCTGACTGCGAATCACTCAGCTTCAACGGTCAGCCTGTCTCCCAATGAGAGCTCGTTGTCTCATCAAGACTACCCTGCAGGAGGTCTGCAGATCAAAGAGGAGGAAGACGTGAGCGAGTTGAAGCACAAGCTCAAGGAGCTTGAGACCGTGATGTTCGGGCCAGatgttgattttcttgaaACCTATGACGATTCTGTGGCAACTAGGTTAGCATCCGCGGAGATAGACAGCTGGAGGCAGCTGATGGAGGTGATCCCGCGAGGGGACCTCAAGCAGCTGCTTACGGCCTGTGCAAAGGCCGTGTCAAACTGTGATTGGTTGATGGCTCAGTGGCTCATGTCCGAGCTGCGCCAGCTGGTCTCGGTTTCTGGTGCACCGGTGCAGCGCCTGGGGGCATACATGCTGGAGGGGTTGGTGGCGCTGATGAGCACCTCTGGCAGCTCCATCAACAAGTCTTTGAAACTGAGAGAGCCTGCTAGCTTTGAGCTGCTGTCTTATATGCATATGCTGTATGAG ATAGGTCAGGGTAGCCAGTGGATACCTCTGATTCAGGCGTTTGCAGCCCGGCCTGGTGGACCGCCACATATCCGGATAACGGGTGTGGACGACATTACCTCGGCCTATGCTCGTGGAGGAGGGTTGAACATGGTGGGGAGGAGGCTAGCTAAGCTCGCTCAAGCCTTCAAAGTTCCCTTCACATTCCATGCTGTGGCCGTGCCAGCGTGCGAGGTCCGGGCCGAGAATCTTGGGATCCGGGCTGGGGAGGCGCTGGCGGTGAACTTCGCCTTCATGCTGCACCGGATGGCCGACGAGAGCGTGAGCACAGAGAACCACAGAGACAGGCTGCTGAGGATGGTGAAAGGGCTTAACCCTAAGGTGGTGACACTGGTTGAGCATGAGCTCAACACCAACACTGCTGCTTTCTATCCTCGTTTTGTTGAGGCGTTGGATTATTACACGGCGATGTTCGAGTCCATTGACGTTACACTCAAGAGGGAGCACAAGGAGAGGATTAATGTGGAGCAGCACTGCTTGGCAAGAGATGTTGTGAACATCATAGCCTGTGAGGGGGCTGAGAGAGTCGAGAGGCACGAGCCACACGGGAAGTGGAGATCGCGCTTCACTATGGCCGGTTTCAGCCCTAACCCGTTAAGCTCTCTAGTGAATGCCACCATCAAGACACTGCTGCAGAACTACTGTGATAGATATAGCCTTTCAGAGAGAGATGGAGCCCTGTTTCTTGGCTGGTTGAATAGAGACTTAGTCGCTGCTTCTGCTTGGAAGTGA
- the LOC125186951 gene encoding scarecrow-like protein 21 isoform X1, translated as MSNTWYCQPLRKLEGYSLQHCQPLNSPQLWSYSNIANGNGCSILLSQDRFCTLESSTLTANHSASTVSLSPNESSLSHQDYPAGGLQIKEEEDVSELKHKLKELETVMFGPDVDFLETYDDSVATRLASAEIDSWRQLMEVIPRGDLKQLLTACAKAVSNCDWLMAQWLMSELRQLVSVSGAPVQRLGAYMLEGLVALMSTSGSSINKSLKLREPASFELLSYMHMLYEVCPYFKFGYMSANGAIAEAMKDENRVHIIDFQIGQGSQWIPLIQAFAARPGGPPHIRITGVDDITSAYARGGGLNMVGRRLAKLAQAFKVPFTFHAVAVPACEVRAENLGIRAGEALAVNFAFMLHRMADESVSTENHRDRLLRMVKGLNPKVVTLVEHELNTNTAAFYPRFVEALDYYTAMFESIDVTLKREHKERINVEQHCLARDVVNIIACEGAERVERHEPHGKWRSRFTMAGFSPNPLSSLVNATIKTLLQNYCDRYSLSERDGALFLGWLNRDLVAASAWK; from the coding sequence ATGTCTAATACATGGTATTGTCAGCCTCTTAGAAAGCTAGAGGGCTACTCCCTTCAACATTGTCAGCCATTAAACAGCCCTCAGCTATGGAGTTACAGCAACATTGCTAATGGTAATGGCTGCTCGATTCTCCTCTCTCAGGACCGGTTCTGTACACTGGAGTCATCCACTCTGACTGCGAATCACTCAGCTTCAACGGTCAGCCTGTCTCCCAATGAGAGCTCGTTGTCTCATCAAGACTACCCTGCAGGAGGTCTGCAGATCAAAGAGGAGGAAGACGTGAGCGAGTTGAAGCACAAGCTCAAGGAGCTTGAGACCGTGATGTTCGGGCCAGatgttgattttcttgaaACCTATGACGATTCTGTGGCAACTAGGTTAGCATCCGCGGAGATAGACAGCTGGAGGCAGCTGATGGAGGTGATCCCGCGAGGGGACCTCAAGCAGCTGCTTACGGCCTGTGCAAAGGCCGTGTCAAACTGTGATTGGTTGATGGCTCAGTGGCTCATGTCCGAGCTGCGCCAGCTGGTCTCGGTTTCTGGTGCACCGGTGCAGCGCCTGGGGGCATACATGCTGGAGGGGTTGGTGGCGCTGATGAGCACCTCTGGCAGCTCCATCAACAAGTCTTTGAAACTGAGAGAGCCTGCTAGCTTTGAGCTGCTGTCTTATATGCATATGCTGTATGAGGTGTGCCCTTATTTTAAGTTTGGTTACATGTCAGCAAATGGTGCCATTGCGGAAGCAATGAAGGATGAGAATAGGGTTCACATTATTGATTTCCAGATAGGTCAGGGTAGCCAGTGGATACCTCTGATTCAGGCGTTTGCAGCCCGGCCTGGTGGACCGCCACATATCCGGATAACGGGTGTGGACGACATTACCTCGGCCTATGCTCGTGGAGGAGGGTTGAACATGGTGGGGAGGAGGCTAGCTAAGCTCGCTCAAGCCTTCAAAGTTCCCTTCACATTCCATGCTGTGGCCGTGCCAGCGTGCGAGGTCCGGGCCGAGAATCTTGGGATCCGGGCTGGGGAGGCGCTGGCGGTGAACTTCGCCTTCATGCTGCACCGGATGGCCGACGAGAGCGTGAGCACAGAGAACCACAGAGACAGGCTGCTGAGGATGGTGAAAGGGCTTAACCCTAAGGTGGTGACACTGGTTGAGCATGAGCTCAACACCAACACTGCTGCTTTCTATCCTCGTTTTGTTGAGGCGTTGGATTATTACACGGCGATGTTCGAGTCCATTGACGTTACACTCAAGAGGGAGCACAAGGAGAGGATTAATGTGGAGCAGCACTGCTTGGCAAGAGATGTTGTGAACATCATAGCCTGTGAGGGGGCTGAGAGAGTCGAGAGGCACGAGCCACACGGGAAGTGGAGATCGCGCTTCACTATGGCCGGTTTCAGCCCTAACCCGTTAAGCTCTCTAGTGAATGCCACCATCAAGACACTGCTGCAGAACTACTGTGATAGATATAGCCTTTCAGAGAGAGATGGAGCCCTGTTTCTTGGCTGGTTGAATAGAGACTTAGTCGCTGCTTCTGCTTGGAAGTGA
- the LOC125186951 gene encoding scarecrow-like transcription factor PAT1 isoform X3 — MFGPDVDFLETYDDSVATRLASAEIDSWRQLMEVIPRGDLKQLLTACAKAVSNCDWLMAQWLMSELRQLVSVSGAPVQRLGAYMLEGLVALMSTSGSSINKSLKLREPASFELLSYMHMLYEVCPYFKFGYMSANGAIAEAMKDENRVHIIDFQIGQGSQWIPLIQAFAARPGGPPHIRITGVDDITSAYARGGGLNMVGRRLAKLAQAFKVPFTFHAVAVPACEVRAENLGIRAGEALAVNFAFMLHRMADESVSTENHRDRLLRMVKGLNPKVVTLVEHELNTNTAAFYPRFVEALDYYTAMFESIDVTLKREHKERINVEQHCLARDVVNIIACEGAERVERHEPHGKWRSRFTMAGFSPNPLSSLVNATIKTLLQNYCDRYSLSERDGALFLGWLNRDLVAASAWK; from the coding sequence ATGTTCGGGCCAGatgttgattttcttgaaACCTATGACGATTCTGTGGCAACTAGGTTAGCATCCGCGGAGATAGACAGCTGGAGGCAGCTGATGGAGGTGATCCCGCGAGGGGACCTCAAGCAGCTGCTTACGGCCTGTGCAAAGGCCGTGTCAAACTGTGATTGGTTGATGGCTCAGTGGCTCATGTCCGAGCTGCGCCAGCTGGTCTCGGTTTCTGGTGCACCGGTGCAGCGCCTGGGGGCATACATGCTGGAGGGGTTGGTGGCGCTGATGAGCACCTCTGGCAGCTCCATCAACAAGTCTTTGAAACTGAGAGAGCCTGCTAGCTTTGAGCTGCTGTCTTATATGCATATGCTGTATGAGGTGTGCCCTTATTTTAAGTTTGGTTACATGTCAGCAAATGGTGCCATTGCGGAAGCAATGAAGGATGAGAATAGGGTTCACATTATTGATTTCCAGATAGGTCAGGGTAGCCAGTGGATACCTCTGATTCAGGCGTTTGCAGCCCGGCCTGGTGGACCGCCACATATCCGGATAACGGGTGTGGACGACATTACCTCGGCCTATGCTCGTGGAGGAGGGTTGAACATGGTGGGGAGGAGGCTAGCTAAGCTCGCTCAAGCCTTCAAAGTTCCCTTCACATTCCATGCTGTGGCCGTGCCAGCGTGCGAGGTCCGGGCCGAGAATCTTGGGATCCGGGCTGGGGAGGCGCTGGCGGTGAACTTCGCCTTCATGCTGCACCGGATGGCCGACGAGAGCGTGAGCACAGAGAACCACAGAGACAGGCTGCTGAGGATGGTGAAAGGGCTTAACCCTAAGGTGGTGACACTGGTTGAGCATGAGCTCAACACCAACACTGCTGCTTTCTATCCTCGTTTTGTTGAGGCGTTGGATTATTACACGGCGATGTTCGAGTCCATTGACGTTACACTCAAGAGGGAGCACAAGGAGAGGATTAATGTGGAGCAGCACTGCTTGGCAAGAGATGTTGTGAACATCATAGCCTGTGAGGGGGCTGAGAGAGTCGAGAGGCACGAGCCACACGGGAAGTGGAGATCGCGCTTCACTATGGCCGGTTTCAGCCCTAACCCGTTAAGCTCTCTAGTGAATGCCACCATCAAGACACTGCTGCAGAACTACTGTGATAGATATAGCCTTTCAGAGAGAGATGGAGCCCTGTTTCTTGGCTGGTTGAATAGAGACTTAGTCGCTGCTTCTGCTTGGAAGTGA